tggtactgaccaggctcagccctgcttagcttcagtgagtaaccgtcttgggctgcagggtgaaatGGCTGAGTTATCTTCAAAATTACCTGGCAAGCAACACCCGCTCCTTTGTCTTTCATGGACGACCAGGCTTTTTGGGAGACTTGAATGAGTGTATTGAAATTAACATGCAATATTTTAGAAGGCACAGATTTGAAATAACCAAATTCTCTTATTGTGGCTGAAAGAGTTTCCCATTGGCCTTCATTTGGACAACCTGCTGTGGTTGGGTCTTATCATCTTACAAAATAAGTAAAACTAGAAAAACTGTGAGCTAAATAGGCtttgtcagataaataatggaatTGCCACCACCATTCGGTGCCTGGATAACACATTGGGTACAGAGAGCATATTAaaaactgcagcaaatgcagtatCATATGATTGAAACAataatatctggatgcagccttgatgatgcaagctgagactgcatatctcagtgatgcaatatcagacacaatACACTCATTAGACCTACTGACGTCACTGTAAGGGGTAAAgttaagggtggggttaggtgagtgcattaaaaagcattggatgtagctcagattgcactgcaccaggtctgcatccagaccctttCGATTGAAactgaaacttttgaaaatatcttCCAGGATAAAGCATTTTAAGAACTGCCATGTGACTAATGAAATTTTTTTTCATCTCATGAAGTCAGCGAACATGCGATTTTCTCCTTTGTTTGTCATCTGATTGTGGCCCCTAATCTTCTTTTGCAGGCTTCTGGTTGGCCAACAAGGCTTTATGCTTGGGGTTATATTGCTACCTGTTGGTTTGGTAGAATAATTTTTTATAGGAGAAAGGTtttaggacaaaaaaaaaaaaaaacagtgtatgCATGGACATGGCCTGAAagtgttttcaaatatttatcattgttcaattttaaaaatgaaaaaatacaatttaaaaaaaactttccaataaaTAGGACTAAAATAGGACTAACCACTCCCTTTCCAATTTAGAAAATTGTaggttgttctctaattttgatctccaATGAAGAAATCAAGCATCTGTATGACTTTTGTTTTACAAAATTGCCTTTTGATGTTTGTGAAGGGGATGTGAATGCAGCAGGTGCTCACCTGAAGCAGGTGTTTGGTCAGGAGCCTCGAGATGCCGCAGCTAAAGCCAGATGGGGCATTGTAAAGGCCTGGCAGCAGAACTACAAAGTGTCTGCCAGTTATCTGAGTGTAGTGGCAGAGAAAGAACCAGCAACTCTAGACTTTCTAATCAGTCTTCTGCAGTCAGCCCAAAGAAAACGCTTAGCACAGGTAACCCACTAATATAATGTTTCATTGATCCTACCTCTTGTTACTACAGTGGCTAATGAAGTGACTGTGTGCTTCCAGGCGGCATCTCAGCAGGCCAGCTGTGTTTCTGAAAGTGGCCAATGGGAGCAAGCTTTAGCTCTCCTTACATTAGCAGTGCGAGGGGTCAGTGAGATAAAGCTTCAGTACCTCAGACAGAGAGCAGCCTGTCTGGCTCAACTCGGCCTCCACGATAGGGCAGTGTCTGATCTGAGTAAAGTCATCCAAGGTCACACTGCGGACGGCAGAGAGGAGCAGAGGGTCTGGGCAGAGGACCTTTGCCGCCGAGGCCGTTGTTTGCTGTTGTGTTCCCATGAGGAATCTGGTTTACAGGACTTTTCTCAAGCCCTGGACCTGCACGAGGAGCAGGCACTGCTGTGTGTGGAAGCTAGTCTGGGAAGACAACGCCTTGCTGAAATGTATCTGCGCTTTGCTCTGCAAAACTATGGAGAGCAAAAACTGGAGAAGGCCTGGTTTTTGACCGAGACCGGGCTTAAAGTAGACAGCGGCCATGTTGAACTGCGCAGACTGAGGGCTAGAATAAAACGAGAGGTGTCTGGTCCATGTACTGTCAATTAATTGTGAACTGATGGTAACACAtgggttttgtttttatataataattgtgGTTAAATGGGCGAGATTTTATAATCACAAAACAAAGTATTACTTCAGTCATTAAGGTACATAAGTGTCTTAAATTTTTATCTAAATATGTGGTGGAAGTTTTATTAATCTCAACATTGCTCAAAGCTCAAAggattttcaaaatatattaaaacattaattcattcattttcttttcgtccctttattcatcaggggttgccacagtggaatgaaccgccaacttatccagcatatgttttatgcaatggatgctcttctagctgcaacccatcactgggaaacacccataaacactcattcacactcatacacaacagacaatttagcctacccaattcatctttaCCATATGCCTTTGGAattgtaagggaaaccggagcaatccacgcaaacacagggagaacatgcaaactccacacaggaacactaactgacccagccgaggctcgaaccagcgaccttcttgctttgaggcaaatgtacaacccactgcgccacagtgcagccataaaaacaaaaatccaagtttttaattattttattgtaatgaattttctttaaaatagtgtTTTGATTTGATCAGTAAATGTAGGCTCCTTAATGCAAATACCTAATCACAATGAGGCAACTGAATGCATTtagatggtcaagatgatctgatgAAGTTTGTAATTCACTGAAAACAACAATGGAAGTTGATGCAagatgggctgatctgagtattttgtgaatttttttttgtggtgggCCGTTATCTTTCGTTAACGCAAGACCTACTGGCTCGAggcacggctgggtcagttggcatttctgtgatgagtttgcatgttctccctgtgtttgcgtgggtttcctctagatactacggtttcccccacaagtccaaatacatgtggtataggcaaattgaataagctaaattgactgtagtgtatgtgtgtaaatgcaagattccatgggtgtttcccagtgtttggttgcggctggaaaggcatctgctgcataaaacatatgctggataagttggcggttcattccgtggtggcgacccctgattaacaaagggactaagccgaaaagaaaataaatgaatgaatgatttgaggGCTCGACGCACACACATGGTGAGGAAATATGTTTAGCCCTTCTGTAGTTCAGAAACTACTGCTTTCTTTCTGGAAACTGGTTTCACACCACACCTGTCTCACATCCTCTGCTTTCTGCTGAAAGCCCACCACAATTGTGCAGTCAGCATACTCTATGATGTGGCTGCAATGCATTAAGGTGTTAATGACACAGTTTGTGGTTGAGTTGTGAATGGATGAcagccaaaaaataataataataaaaaatccaatGTATGACTTAGACAGAGTTCAAAATAAATACTCAAATAAagatgtctttcttttcttttcttttttttttttttttgcagctattGAGCATCAGTGTGATTCTTAGCAAGATAAAAGTACAGATTCAAATCTGTAAATCAAATGACTGTTTATCACGCTCGTCCACAAGAGGGAGCAGGCCAACTTCATCAGATCATCATCTTCTGTACTCGTACTAAAATGATTTATGGTACATAATACTTAAACCATAGTAAAAGACACAATAATTATGGATTTATACACTAACCGTAGTTAAACATAGTATGTGTAGTAAAACTATGGTTATACAAATggtaaaaaagcaacaacatatatacttaatgtataataaaatggTTCATTTTCATGAACGCAGAAGAGATAAGTGATCAtagctgaaaaaaatgtatttcatgaCAGACCACTCCGCCACCTCTACAAATACCAACAAAACTTTACAACacatttaatcaataaaaaaggcTACATTTGAATGTGTTGCAGGACGTATCTGAATTTAGTGGTTTACATtacacatatttagtaatttcTATATAAACTTTTCCCCCTTTTGCCATCACCCCCGGCTTCTATGTTGTTAATTgtgaaatactaataaaaatcaaATCTATTTTACTAACATCTTTTGATTTCTGAAATACAGAACAATTGTTATAAAGAATTCATAGGTCGAGAAAGAAAATCCTTTACTAAATAAGGGAGAAAACAAATCTCTGCAGATAGATTAGGATAAATAACAGCTGCAGTTCAATGCAGATATGCTCATTAATTggacattcattttaaaaaggttgTTTAGGACGTGTGGGCCATTCATGAGAGGCGTTTCTATGAATTTCAGAACAGGACGttctttaaagcaaaaaaaactgTGTTCCGTGAAAGAAATGCAGGTTTGGGGGGAAAACATGACATCAATGTTGGGATACGTTCCATTGAGCGTTGCTCTTGCGTCATTTGAACGTCATCTCTTAATGTAAACAAGGAAGTGAAGGAGTCGTGGCTCGGTCTAAACTGTCGTGTTTCGTTTTACGTACACGAATGTAATCCCGAATGAAGTTTTATATTTATACTCACAACAATGCACTTATAGGATTGTGACCAGATTCTGAGACATATACTGTGTCTTGAATCAGGATTCGTGGTGTCAGTTTGTTATAAGGTAACGGGTAACGCTTGCTGCTTTACTATCAATTGACACACTTTCCTTATTTCTTACAATAATATCATgaagtgtttgatttgtttatcaAACATTTACGAAAAAGAATAGTGGTTAGTAAATGGTTATTGCTGTAAAATCATAGTTGACTTGTGGTTTGCATGGTTTAACTACAAAACAATGATTTTGTTTGCTATTTGTGAGTAAAACCATGATTAAGGAAAGACAAGTGtactttaatattaatgtttttctcTGCAATGATTATCAACACCATGGTTTATCAACACCATGCTGAAAATCCCACGTTTGGCTTAATAATTTACTTCAATCTTAGTAACTTGACCTATAAAGCAAAGTCCTAACCTTACAGATATTCAGTCTTGGGTGTTTTGTGTGGTAAGATGTCACATGTTTGACTATGTATATAGATCAAATTATGAACCTATTTGCATTAGGTATTGATGGGATTTAAAACATTAATTCCTACTGTATGCATTGTAAAATCTTTATAGATCCGCTAAAAATGCCGCCACCTGTGCAAGTCATCGTGGTTGGAGCTGGAAACAGAGGAGAAAACTATTCAGATTATGCTAAGATTTTTCCTGACCGCATGCAGGTATGATGATGATTTTTCCTGTTTAATTGCACAGGTAAAGCAGTTACTTTTTAAATCAGGAACCATTGGTCTCTTTAATTTATACAAAGTTgagagaaacaaaaaaagaaaatgtttaccTCTTAATAAAGCCTATTACATCATACAATCTcgaattaaattcaacaaatcaTTAGTcagcagtttattattattactacccgAATTAAAATAACCATGCCTATCTGTTTTTTCATAGGTAGTAGGAGTTGCGGACCCCAGAGAGTTTGTTCGAAAGAAACTTCAAGCACGTCACAAAATACCTGATCAAAACACATTCAAAGGTATGTCCAGTTTTTCCAGCATTTTGTACTTGTACTAAAatgaagtttttatttatttttatttgtttcttcgtTATGTAGACTGGCGTTGTGTAGTGGAAAGAGAGAAGTTTGCAGATGCAGTGCTGATCTGCACTCCTGATCGCCTTCACAAGGTGCAGTCTGGGATTTATGTGTGTTTAGTCAATGTTCATATCTAGAGTTGTGTGAATCTGTTAAGCTATGATTACTTATGTTAATCAATGACCTCAAGTTTTTTCCTTCAAATGGATTGAGTGTCCAGTATTCGTCTGTTTTTCAGGACCCTGCAGTGGCGTTAGCTAAGAAAGGCTACCATATATTGCTGGAGAAACCAATGGCTGTGAGTGGCTACATGGCATGACAGGCCATGATAACTGATTCAGAAACACTTTAAAAACAGTTCATGTACCTGACTTATGTTAATACTCCTTATAAGTTACTTAAAAAACTAGCCGTtacttcacttagccgacaataatagaagtttctggcactgcagcgtctttttgtcatattttatttagatttttttatggttttattcaacaaaactagcataagcctagaattcagtgcaagttggtgctattTTGCCTTATGGTAAATACAGTAAGTGACTATTATAatcaataacgttacttgtttagcacaaaagttcgtatCTTACAAAATCGTAAAAAACGAAATCTTATGAAATGTTCTGTCTTTGTGCTTTGTATTTTCGTTTACTACAAAAATAGTAACTACTCGTTACTTCACCCGCACACAGCACTAAAGTCCAGCATTTtcagattggctttagtctttACTAAGTGCCATTTAATGACATTTGTTCTGGCAGCACTGTACAAAGGGCGATATATTGTGTATATGTCTATGGAATATATAATGTATCTATGCCCCAACATAAAACTAGTATGAATAAAAAGAGAACATGGAGTAAAATTTTCTTCTCTTAACACTCATACTGAATATAAGTGGCCCACTCTCTGTggctttgtttgttgtttatgtgTGCCATTATCCCATACATTAAATGTGTGTTTTCTAAGGTAACAGAGCAGGACTGCACAGAGATTGTAGAAGCTATCATTCAGAATGGTGTCATATTTGCTGTGGGCCATGTTCTCCGATACGATCCCGTCATccacaaaataaaagtaattagacTTTCCTTTAAATCTTCTTAAGTAACCATAGAGGTTCTCAGACAGAAAAAAACGCTAGTTTTCTTCTATAATCCAGCTGCTGATTGACAGTGGAGCGGTCGGAGACGTCATCCACATTCAACACTTGGAACCGGTAGGATGTGTTTAAATAAACGTACAGTGTGCGTGTGGTGCGtgcagtgtgtatttgtgttgtgTAAGATCTGTCTTTTCTTATAGGTGGGGTTCTATCATTTTGCTCACTCCTTTGTCAGAGGGAACTGGAGAAACGAGGCAGAAAGCTCTTTTGCGCTGTTAGCCAAATCCTGCCATGATCTGGATCTGATTCATCACTGGGCTGGAGGACGAAGGTACACTTAATCTACCATCCTTTTTTTGCACGTGTGCGGGAGCTGAGCTGAATAAATAGTGATAGTATATTGATAGAAAGAATGACTGGAATGTCTTCATTTATCAGTggtcatgatttttttttgcagGGAATTATCTttattaaagcgatagttcacccataacTGAACAATTGctattaatttactcacccttcagaTATCCAAGACAtaggtgactttttttcttcagtacaACAGGGTCCCTGACTGCCTGTGCTTTAAGGAGGCTCTGGAATGCCACATAATTATGAAAGTTGGAAGTTATTGAATGTTGAATGTTAAGATGTCTTGTTTTGATCTGCATTTCTGCCAGAGCTGTTGTCAATATTAATAAGATTGtgaatgataaaaatacagaCATGTTTGAATTTATCCTGTAATTCCTACTAGAAAGCACATATtttgtaatagttttatttttcagcatgataatgatcccaaacacactgCTAATGTAATGAAATTGTATTTGGAGAGAAAAACAGTTGATGACACTGACAGTCTtgcagagatgggaagtaacgaagtacaaatacttcattactgtacttaagtagatttttctggtgtcagcactttactccactacttatattttgacaactttttacttttacttcttaTATTGTACACAAATATCTGTGCTttctacttcttacatttttaaaaccacgGTCGTTACTTTCGTTTTCATTTATTTGGTGGCgcgatctatattatttcttatcatTGCGCATTATGAGTGCCTTTTTAATGTCTATTTTTCCTTATTGCGTGGCTGTGTGCTACGGTGCGTGGCTGTAGCGCACCGTACGTgggctagtttatgaagattactatAAGAAAGGCTTGAATGACTATGCAGATGTGAGAGAGAGATTCGGCGAATTTAACAACTGATGCTGCCCTGTTTACACGGTAATAATAAAACCTTTTGCTCGATCggatcacaggtaaacaagagaGACGCATTTCAGTTCAAAAACATGCCGTTTAAATGCTTAAACCTTTTGTCCACTTCTGATCATTACTGCAGGCTTTCAGTTTACAAATAGtgcttttttttgtaaagattggTACTTAgtaataaaacaatcaaacactttataaaaaatgtatgcactgcagtttatttcctttattttctGGATTATTTATAAGAGCTGCTCTTTGAAGAAATTAGCAGCTTTAgcctaatgcaaaaaaaaaagtttgcagtcaaattaaataagaatttattttagcaaaagaaaaaacCCTTAATATATTTTGGACgaattcagtgtaaaatgtacgacattatttataaagatagacaGGCCTACAGAATTATTTTTAGAGTATATCAACACGAATGGCAGCTGATGTTTTTGATCTAACAGCCGAAAAACTACATGCTAAACGCTGAGTTTGCATCAGGATGATGATACATGAGCCGCCTTTTTAATCAATGTTGTTAGGCTATGTTGCATAATTTGATGCTTCTTGGCTACTTTCACAAATTtggcaacaaacattttacataaaattggagtcagtttttttatatgtattaatagGATGTGAGGAGTAGTTACCTCCTAACTCAATATCCTTCAGCTgcgtccctgatttatcagaggtcaccacagcagaataaaccgccaattattccaggtcatgttttgcacagcagatactcttccagctgcaacccagttctgggaaatacccatacacactcacattcacgcatacacacacacacttacacactactgccaatttagttacctattattcatctatactgcatgtttttttattgtgattgAAACAAGTACTTTTTTGCTTTTGTAAATTTTTGAGgccgtacttctttacttttacttaagtacaaaagtgtagtcagaaCTTTTACTTTTACCAGAGTCTTTTAAAcgtgagtatctgtacttctacttaagtaaGGATGTGTGTAATTTTGCCATCTCTGCGGTCTTGAAATGGCCTCAACAGTGTCAAGATCTGAATATTACATACATTAAGTATAGGCAATATTATGGGTAGTAAAAGATTCACCTGGAGAGATAAAGAAATATAGAACATGCTAAATCTAAGGAAGAACTCTTAGAAATGCCTAAAGATGCTTGATATAAATACTGTAGCACATCATTTCAGaaaagaatcaacaaaaaagtcaTGTTGCTTAGTGCTAAAGAGGTCACATTTGGTGCTAGTCTTTTCATTCCAAAAGtaattttgttttgattattgTGTACATATTTCCCACATTTTCTGTTTGAATATTAAAGGTATAGTCTATATACCTATAGATATAGTCATTTGCTCAGTtccatttagatagatagatagatttgtgcAAAGGTCCTAGCCTCCCAAAGCTGGTAATGACTTTTGCACAGTACATTATATATTTGTCCAATTAATAGAATATCAtggatttttatttatctttcaaaattttattttgcatttatcaaaatgataattttctatactgttttttttaatcacattgtTTCACATGATTTGACTAGTGTTatgattagtttattttttggtgCCATTTTATTCCTCTTCCGCTTCTCGCTTGGCAATCAAATATATTAAAGCAGTATGTAAATAAGTACAGTTTGCAGCATTAAGCAGCATAAGTAGTTTTGTTTTCCTAAGAATGAATGGAAGAATGAGACCAGATGTCTTGACTCATTTAAGTTTCAATGAGGTTGTAAccgaggttaaacccctactcttttcaaaggacatGTTGGGatatttaatgaccacagagagtcaggacctcggtttaacgtctcatctgaaagacggcataCACTGAAAGTATatagtccccatcactatactggggcattaggacccacacagaccacaggttgagtgccccctgctggccttactaacaccacttccagcagcaaccaagctttcccattcagttactgaccaggcgcagccctgcttagcttcagtggagctagctgccggcatcaAAATAATATACTGTAGGTCATGGTAATTCAGATTTTTACTCTGTAAAAATCTGTTTTACTCTGTAAAAATCTGAGTAAAGTCAGGGAAATGGACATTTAGCTTAAAGTGGGAAGCCTGATTAAAAAAGATGTTTAGCTGAAACTGTTGTTTGTGTTAATTCAATGGTAATTGGAACtatgagagtaaaaaaaaatatgtcgaaaaaacagaattaatacaATGAATTGAGGAGCATTATTACATGATGAAACATTATGACCATGTATATCAGGAAATATACTTGAGTTTTAGCTCTGGACATCTGCCtaataaaacattaatgaaatgaaatgcaATGAAACAAAACTATAGCATTTTTCCAGTACTGATATTCAGAAAGTTAGAATGTAGATCTTACAGTTGAGATGTTTGATAAAGAATctgaaattaaattttattttgcagGTGTATCAAAGTTTCATCATTCGGGTCGCTTAGCCACTTCACTAAAGAGAACAAGGTtggttttagttatttaaaaaaaactattgaggAGATTAAGTTCACCTCAAATGAAattgtactcactatttactcaagtgGTGCCAAActattatgagtttctttcttctgttgaacattaaagaatatattttgaaaaaagctgaaaacctgtaaccattgactttcatagagtgataaacaaatactatggaagtcaatagttacaggtttctaacattcttcaaaatatcttttgtgttcaacagaggaaagaaacttaagaaggtttggaacaagttgacAGTAAAGGATAAAAGaagtttcattttgggtgaatagtctttttaaa
The nucleotide sequence above comes from Danio rerio strain Tuebingen ecotype United States chromosome 23, GRCz12tu, whole genome shotgun sequence. Encoded proteins:
- the zgc:154075 gene encoding uncharacterized protein isoform X1 codes for the protein MPPPVQVIVVGAGNRGENYSDYAKIFPDRMQVVGVADPREFVRKKLQARHKIPDQNTFKDWRCVVEREKFADAVLICTPDRLHKDPAVALAKKGYHILLEKPMAVTEQDCTEIVEAIIQNGVIFAVGHVLRYDPVIHKIKLLIDSGAVGDVIHIQHLEPVGFYHFAHSFVRGNWRNEAESSFALLAKSCHDLDLIHHWAGGRRCIKVSSFGSLSHFTKENKPKEAANRCLDCPVEGDCAYSAKKIYLDRVKKGAVGWPVSVICSNSLPDIESVTEALRTGPYGRCVYDCDNDVCSNQVVNMEFEGGLTAAFTMVAFTKEICNRKTTIYGSKGELTCDGHEITVFDFLGNKTTKHTSDGTVPGNFAKGGHGCADFHLIDSFISAVTNGDPTMIRSGPMETLVSHKLVFQAERARLENRVVFCENPCDGESR
- the zgc:154075 gene encoding uncharacterized protein LOC556929 (The RefSeq protein has 1 substitution compared to this genomic sequence); translated protein: MPPPVQVIVVGAGNRGENYSDYAKIFPDRMQVVGVADPREFVRKKLQARHKIPDQNTFKDWRCVVEREKFADAVLICTPDRLHKDPAVALAKKGYHILLEKPMAVTEQDCTEIVEAIIQNGVIFAVGHVLRYDPVIHKIKLLIDSGAVGDVIHIQHLEPVGFYHFAHSFVRGNWRNEAESSFALLAKSCHDLDLIHHWAGGRRCIKVSSFGSLSHFTKENKPKEAANRCLDCPVEGDCAYSAKKIYLDRVKKGAVGWPVSVICSNSLPDIESVTEALRTGPYGRCVYDCDNDVCSNQVVNMEFEGGLTAAFTMVAFTKEICNRKTTIYGSKGELTCDGHEITVFDFLSNKTTKHTSDGTVPGNFAKGGHGCADFHLIDSFISAVTNGDPTMIRSGPMETLVSHKLVFQAERARLENRVVFCENPCDGESR